In one Corallococcus sp. EGB genomic region, the following are encoded:
- a CDS encoding response regulator, with product MIELKRILLVEDSANDVALTLAALEEVHLANEVVVVRDGQQALDYLFRKGEFATRQDGHPAVVLLDLKLPKVDGLEVLEKVKNAPELKAVPVVMLTSSREERDLARSYGLGVNAYVVKPVAFPDFVSALRELGLFWAVVNQPPPGAPAAPGVPK from the coding sequence GTGATCGAGCTGAAGAGGATTCTCCTGGTGGAAGACAGCGCCAACGACGTGGCGCTCACGCTGGCGGCGTTGGAAGAGGTGCACCTGGCCAACGAAGTGGTGGTGGTGCGCGACGGGCAGCAGGCGCTGGACTACCTCTTCCGCAAGGGCGAGTTCGCCACCCGGCAGGACGGCCACCCGGCGGTGGTGCTGCTGGACTTGAAGCTGCCGAAGGTGGACGGGCTGGAGGTGCTGGAGAAGGTGAAGAACGCTCCGGAGCTGAAGGCGGTGCCGGTGGTGATGCTCACCTCGTCGCGCGAGGAGCGGGACCTGGCGCGCAGCTACGGCCTGGGGGTAAACGCCTACGTGGTGAAGCCGGTGGCCTTCCCGGACTTCGTGTCCGCGCTGCGCGAGCTGGGGCTGTTCTGGGCGGTGGTGAACCAGCCGCCGCCGGGCGCTCCTGCCGCGCCCGGGGTCCCCAAGTGA
- a CDS encoding phosphatidylserine/phosphatidylglycerophosphate/cardiolipin synthase family protein, translated as MGALLLAGCPSACSTKESSRPFQLTGQVGSRGAGFASALYQTTGVRMEPRNRIRWANNGAVFDVMVEEIGRARASIHIVMFIWRKGRASDRMIEALAERTQKGVRCRVLVDPLGSGPFETEVKPKLEAAGCEAHLFRPLPADENLARNHRKIVVVDGRVAITGGLAIQDEWLGDARNEKEWRDTNARVQGPVVAQLQQAFAENWQEATGDLLPASDFPTLSVDQPGLDAAGEGWAAFVSSTANPEVTRAERLTQLMVKAAKKRLWISQAYFTPNDALTALLVEKARAGVDVRVLAPGDKNDQKAITVLQRQSYGTLRAAGVRLWEYQPSMMHAKTMLVDDRLVLVGSINYDALSFNLLEEGSLVLEDVEAARQLEAIFLDDLTKAREVQAEQAQR; from the coding sequence ATGGGGGCGTTGCTGCTCGCGGGATGTCCGTCCGCGTGCAGCACGAAGGAGTCGTCCCGTCCATTCCAGCTCACGGGGCAGGTGGGTTCGCGTGGGGCGGGCTTCGCATCGGCGCTGTACCAGACGACGGGCGTGCGGATGGAACCGCGCAACCGCATCCGGTGGGCGAACAACGGCGCCGTATTCGACGTGATGGTGGAAGAAATCGGCCGGGCCCGCGCCTCCATCCACATCGTGATGTTCATCTGGCGGAAGGGGCGTGCGTCCGACCGGATGATTGAAGCGCTGGCCGAGCGCACCCAGAAGGGCGTGCGCTGCCGCGTGCTGGTGGATCCGCTGGGCAGCGGCCCCTTCGAAACGGAGGTGAAGCCGAAGCTGGAAGCGGCCGGCTGTGAAGCGCACCTGTTCCGCCCGCTGCCGGCGGACGAGAACCTGGCGCGCAACCACCGGAAGATTGTCGTGGTGGACGGCCGGGTGGCCATCACCGGCGGGCTCGCCATCCAGGACGAGTGGCTGGGCGACGCGCGCAACGAGAAGGAATGGCGCGACACCAACGCGCGGGTCCAGGGCCCGGTGGTGGCGCAGCTGCAACAGGCCTTCGCGGAGAACTGGCAGGAGGCGACGGGCGACCTGCTGCCCGCGTCGGACTTCCCCACGCTGTCGGTGGACCAGCCCGGCCTGGACGCCGCGGGTGAAGGCTGGGCGGCCTTCGTCAGCAGCACGGCGAACCCGGAGGTGACGCGCGCCGAGCGGCTGACGCAGCTCATGGTGAAGGCGGCGAAGAAGCGGCTGTGGATTTCGCAGGCGTACTTCACGCCCAACGACGCGCTGACCGCGCTCCTGGTGGAGAAGGCGCGCGCGGGCGTGGACGTGCGGGTGCTGGCGCCGGGAGACAAGAACGACCAGAAGGCCATCACGGTGCTCCAGCGCCAGAGCTACGGCACGCTGCGCGCGGCGGGCGTGCGGCTCTGGGAGTACCAGCCGTCGATGATGCACGCGAAGACGATGCTGGTGGATGACCGGCTCGTGCTGGTGGGGTCCATCAACTACGACGCGCTGTCGTTCAACCTGCTGGAGGAAGGGTCCCTGGTCCTGGAGGACGTGGAGGCGGCACGCCAGCTGGAGGCCATCTTCCTGGACGACCTCACGAAGGCGCGCGAGGTCCAGGCCGAACAGGCGCAGCGCTAA
- a CDS encoding EcsC family protein: MSKPLEIVNAVLSAGFDGLGPLCSATALADEYLRDTRYANHEARVDSLIHWETGKLFTTGFLSGLGGLLTLPVSLPAGLGVSWAVQARLVGAIARIHGHDVEEDRVRTLTMLAIVGDIGKEVVKQAGIEVSQQLGMRALEAVPAHVLSGINRAVGFRLVSKASQKGVVNLSKVVPLAGGLVGGAVDALACRAVGATARRLFAPGPGPVVLVPGMSPG; this comes from the coding sequence ATGTCGAAGCCGCTGGAGATCGTGAACGCCGTGCTGAGCGCGGGCTTCGATGGCCTGGGGCCGCTGTGCAGCGCGACGGCGCTGGCGGACGAGTACCTGCGCGACACGCGCTACGCGAACCACGAGGCGCGCGTCGACTCGCTGATCCACTGGGAGACGGGGAAGCTGTTCACCACGGGCTTCTTGTCCGGGCTGGGCGGCCTGCTCACGTTGCCGGTGTCGCTGCCCGCGGGCCTGGGCGTGTCGTGGGCGGTGCAGGCGCGGCTGGTGGGCGCCATTGCTCGCATCCACGGGCACGACGTGGAGGAGGACCGCGTGCGGACCCTCACGATGCTGGCCATCGTGGGGGACATCGGCAAGGAGGTGGTGAAGCAGGCCGGCATCGAAGTGAGCCAGCAGCTGGGCATGCGCGCGCTGGAGGCCGTGCCGGCGCATGTGCTCAGCGGCATCAACCGCGCGGTGGGCTTCCGGCTGGTGAGCAAGGCGTCTCAGAAGGGCGTCGTGAACCTGTCCAAGGTGGTGCCGCTGGCCGGTGGGCTGGTGGGCGGCGCGGTGGATGCGCTCGCGTGCCGCGCGGTGGGGGCCACGGCCCGGCGCCTGTTCGCGCCAGGGCCGGGGCCGGTGGTGCTCGTGCCGGGCATGTCGCCTGGATGA
- a CDS encoding ATP-binding protein produces the protein MAALDLTPLPSAERPLSILLLEDSPLDAQLVAAQLEEGGLPSTLECVPGRAAFVAALEKGRFDLILSDYNVPGFDGMSALEAAKAVCPDTPFLFVSGALGEERAIELLKRGATDYVLKDRLERLGPSVRRALREAEGVRLRKRTEEALRRSEERYQLVAHASFDAIWDLDLQTDAMHWIGDATEAVFGFPLEEVGADGGWWRRHIHGEDRERVLAGLQRAFDSDDDRWQDEYRVLRKDGEYAYVAAQGSILRGESGRARRIVGAMRDITERRRAEEERHRLVHEAQARVEFEQQLIGIVSHDLRNPLGAILTGASLMLRRDDIQPWHAKAAARILSAAERATRMIRDLLDFTQARMGGGIPVQAAPCDFHALTLQVVEEARTAHPERTIQVEQLGDGQGAWDSDRMAQVLSNILGNALKYSPEDTPVRVESRGEPDHVVVHVRNGGDPISPEMLPRIFEPLQRGTMAGRSERSIGLGLYIVRQLVLAHGGTVEARSSAAEGTVFTVRLPRVPPRELAAPAPE, from the coding sequence GTGGCCGCACTGGACCTGACGCCACTGCCCTCGGCGGAGCGGCCCCTGTCCATCCTCTTGCTGGAGGACAGCCCGCTGGACGCGCAGCTGGTGGCCGCGCAGCTCGAAGAGGGCGGGCTGCCCTCGACGCTGGAGTGCGTGCCCGGGCGTGCGGCCTTCGTCGCGGCGTTGGAGAAGGGGAGGTTCGACCTCATCCTGTCCGACTACAACGTGCCGGGCTTCGACGGGATGAGCGCGCTGGAGGCGGCGAAGGCCGTGTGTCCGGACACGCCGTTCCTCTTCGTGTCCGGCGCGCTGGGCGAGGAGCGCGCCATCGAGCTGCTCAAGCGCGGCGCCACGGACTACGTGCTGAAGGACCGGCTGGAGCGGCTGGGGCCCAGCGTGCGGCGGGCGCTGCGCGAGGCGGAAGGGGTGCGGCTGCGCAAGCGCACGGAGGAGGCGCTGCGCCGCTCCGAGGAGCGCTACCAGCTGGTGGCGCACGCGAGCTTCGATGCCATCTGGGACCTGGACCTCCAGACGGACGCGATGCACTGGATTGGCGACGCGACGGAGGCGGTCTTCGGCTTCCCCCTGGAAGAGGTGGGCGCGGACGGAGGGTGGTGGCGCCGGCACATCCACGGCGAGGACCGCGAGCGGGTGCTGGCGGGCCTGCAGCGGGCGTTCGATTCGGACGACGACCGGTGGCAGGACGAGTACCGCGTGCTGCGCAAGGACGGCGAGTACGCGTACGTGGCGGCGCAGGGCTCCATCCTGCGCGGGGAGAGCGGGAGGGCGCGGCGCATCGTGGGCGCCATGCGCGACATCACGGAGCGCAGGCGCGCGGAGGAGGAGCGGCACCGGCTGGTGCACGAGGCGCAGGCGCGGGTGGAGTTCGAGCAGCAGCTCATTGGCATCGTGAGCCATGACCTGCGCAACCCGCTGGGCGCCATCCTCACCGGCGCGTCGCTGATGTTGCGGCGTGACGACATCCAGCCGTGGCACGCGAAGGCGGCGGCGCGCATCCTGTCCGCGGCGGAGCGGGCCACGCGGATGATCCGCGACCTGTTGGACTTCACGCAGGCGCGCATGGGCGGCGGCATCCCGGTGCAGGCGGCGCCGTGTGACTTCCACGCGCTCACCTTGCAGGTGGTGGAGGAGGCGCGCACGGCGCACCCGGAGCGCACCATCCAGGTGGAGCAGCTGGGAGACGGGCAGGGGGCGTGGGACTCCGACCGGATGGCGCAGGTGCTGTCCAACATCCTGGGCAACGCGCTGAAGTACAGCCCGGAGGACACGCCGGTGCGCGTGGAGAGCCGGGGCGAGCCGGACCACGTCGTGGTGCACGTGCGCAACGGAGGGGACCCCATCTCGCCGGAGATGCTGCCGCGCATCTTCGAGCCGCTGCAGCGCGGGACGATGGCGGGGCGCTCCGAGCGCAGCATCGGGCTGGGGCTCTACATCGTGCGGCAGCTGGTGCTGGCGCACGGCGGGACGGTGGAGGCGCGGTCGTCCGCGGCGGAGGGGACGGTGTTCACCGTGCGCCTGCCGCGGGTTCCTCCGAGGGAGCTGGCCGCTCCGGCGCCGGAGTAG
- a CDS encoding ABC transporter substrate-binding protein codes for MGRLLVLFVALSLGVGGCRRSSEETGAGGRTRIVFKFQPLWGDPKPFRELLAQYERANPDVELVTEALPNASDLAHQFFLTSLQGGATDFDVLVADVVWVPEFARAGWVADLSEDFPPERLREEFLPGPVDAVVMNGRTYAVPWYVDVGILYYRTDLVPRAPRTYDELRRFTRDAMAKAPGIQGYVWQGRQYEGLTCNVYEAIWGHGGQSLGPGGRVLLETEPAREALTYLHGLIAEGLSPRTVTGFGEEEARRVFQEGRAVFMRNWPYAWREAQAEGSPIRGKVGIAPLPTKDGQPGWGTLGGWQLAVNAHVSPARRKAAARLIAHLTSPEANRVLALHYARNPPRLALYDDPELRAAEPFIASLKEALMRARPRPVTPYYLLIADVLQSEFSAAVAGLRTPEEALTRAQKQVDHLTGEQPDEEPE; via the coding sequence ATGGGCCGCCTCCTCGTCCTCTTCGTCGCGCTGAGCCTCGGGGTGGGGGGCTGCCGGCGCTCGTCCGAGGAGACGGGGGCCGGGGGCCGCACGCGCATCGTCTTCAAGTTCCAACCGCTGTGGGGCGACCCGAAGCCGTTCCGGGAGCTGCTGGCGCAGTATGAGCGCGCCAACCCGGATGTGGAGCTGGTGACGGAGGCGCTGCCGAACGCGTCGGACCTGGCGCATCAGTTCTTCCTCACGTCATTGCAGGGCGGGGCCACGGACTTCGACGTGCTGGTGGCGGACGTCGTCTGGGTGCCGGAGTTCGCTCGCGCGGGCTGGGTGGCGGACCTGTCGGAGGACTTTCCTCCCGAGCGCCTGCGCGAGGAGTTCCTGCCCGGGCCGGTGGACGCCGTCGTGATGAACGGCCGCACGTACGCGGTGCCCTGGTACGTGGACGTGGGCATCCTCTACTACCGCACGGACCTGGTGCCTCGAGCGCCGCGCACCTACGACGAGCTGCGGCGCTTCACGCGCGACGCGATGGCGAAGGCGCCCGGCATCCAGGGCTACGTGTGGCAGGGGCGGCAGTACGAGGGGCTGACCTGCAACGTGTACGAGGCCATCTGGGGGCATGGCGGCCAGTCGCTGGGGCCGGGAGGCCGCGTGCTCCTGGAGACGGAGCCCGCGCGCGAGGCGCTGACGTACCTGCACGGGCTCATCGCGGAGGGGCTGTCGCCTCGGACGGTCACGGGCTTCGGCGAAGAGGAGGCGCGGCGCGTGTTCCAGGAGGGCCGGGCGGTGTTCATGCGCAACTGGCCCTATGCGTGGCGCGAGGCGCAGGCGGAGGGTTCTCCCATCCGGGGCAAGGTGGGCATCGCGCCGCTGCCGACGAAGGATGGACAGCCGGGGTGGGGGACGCTGGGCGGATGGCAGCTCGCCGTGAACGCGCACGTGTCGCCCGCGCGGCGCAAGGCGGCGGCGCGGCTCATCGCGCACCTGACGTCGCCGGAGGCGAACCGCGTGCTGGCCCTGCACTACGCGCGCAACCCGCCGAGGCTGGCGCTGTACGACGACCCGGAGCTGCGCGCGGCGGAGCCGTTCATCGCGAGCCTGAAGGAGGCGCTGATGCGGGCGCGGCCCCGGCCGGTGACGCCGTACTACCTGCTCATCGCGGATGTGTTGCAGAGCGAGTTCTCCGCCGCCGTGGCGGGGCTGCGGACGCCGGAGGAGGCGCTCACCCGCGCGCAGAAGCAGGTGGATCATCTGACCGGTGAGCAGCCGGACGAGGAGCCGGAGTGA
- a CDS encoding carbohydrate ABC transporter permease, whose protein sequence is MRGAGSQARERRQAYLLVAPAVLVLVVVALYPVLAAVWLSLHRFILVFGERRFTGLENYVYLMGDARFWSALGNTAYFTAVAVAVELLLAVPLALLLNRAFPGRGLLRASVLVPWAIPTVVSARLWAWMFNPDYGLINRLLGGADINWLGAPGYALHAAILVDVWKTTPFVALLVLAGLQGIPEDLYKAARVDGASEWRQFRSITLPLLKPALLLALLFRSLDAFRVFDAIYVLTEGGPANTTETLSIYAYKTLMRSGDFGYGSTLAVATFLGVVLLAVVWLRWLGREEGRR, encoded by the coding sequence GTGAGGGGCGCGGGTTCACAGGCGCGGGAGCGGCGGCAGGCGTACCTGCTGGTGGCGCCGGCCGTGTTGGTGCTGGTGGTGGTGGCGCTGTACCCGGTGCTGGCGGCGGTGTGGCTGAGCCTGCACCGCTTCATCCTGGTGTTCGGCGAGCGGCGCTTCACGGGCCTGGAGAACTACGTCTACCTGATGGGGGATGCGCGCTTCTGGTCCGCGTTGGGGAACACGGCGTACTTCACGGCGGTGGCGGTGGCGGTGGAGTTGTTGCTCGCGGTGCCGCTGGCGCTGCTGCTCAACCGCGCGTTCCCGGGGCGGGGGCTGTTGCGAGCGTCGGTGCTGGTGCCGTGGGCGATCCCCACGGTGGTGAGCGCTCGGCTGTGGGCGTGGATGTTCAACCCGGACTACGGGCTCATCAACCGGCTGCTGGGGGGAGCGGACATCAACTGGCTGGGGGCGCCGGGGTATGCGCTGCACGCGGCCATCCTGGTGGACGTGTGGAAGACCACGCCGTTCGTGGCGCTGCTGGTGCTGGCGGGGCTGCAGGGCATTCCGGAGGACCTCTACAAGGCAGCGCGCGTGGACGGCGCATCCGAGTGGCGGCAGTTCCGGTCCATCACGCTGCCGCTGCTCAAGCCCGCGCTGCTGCTGGCGCTGCTGTTCCGGTCGTTGGATGCGTTCCGCGTGTTCGACGCCATCTACGTGCTGACGGAGGGCGGGCCGGCGAACACGACGGAGACGCTGAGCATCTATGCGTACAAGACGCTGATGCGGTCCGGGGACTTCGGGTACGGCAGCACGCTGGCGGTGGCGACGTTCCTGGGCGTGGTGCTGCTGGCGGTGGTGTGGCTGCGCTGGCTGGGGCGCGAGGAGGGGCGGCGATGA
- a CDS encoding RNA polymerase sigma factor, giving the protein MSSVTQVLELAFRQWSAGLVAALARRVGLGRLDLAEDAVQFAMLQAARTWGFHGVPEQPRAWLLRVALNRMTDLLRQRAPEVPEGSEPEEEAGPAEEDSTRFAAELPDDALRLLFACCHPALSREMQVTLTLKVACGFSVREVAAALLADEPTVAQRLVRAKRTLRACRATLEVPAPEALPERVEAVHAALYLLFNEGYEASEGHDLSRAELCAEALRLAEVLLSHPGTATPEGHALAALCCLRAARLPGRVDARGAFVPQEAREGAEAAPHMMARGLRHLRASMGTALTPLHLEAEIALVHAKTPVPGPEDSARLLRLYDALLSLKPSPIVALGRVVALGRVRGPAEAWEALGPLRSEAVLRRYPYRFAVEGMLLEQLGERSRAADCFRQAATLARTPPQREYLLGRARACEEGARATVTPLATRERTWR; this is encoded by the coding sequence GTGTCCTCCGTGACGCAGGTGTTGGAGCTGGCCTTCCGCCAGTGGTCCGCGGGGCTCGTCGCGGCCCTGGCCCGGCGCGTGGGGCTGGGGCGGCTGGACCTGGCGGAGGACGCGGTGCAGTTCGCCATGTTGCAGGCGGCGCGGACGTGGGGCTTCCACGGCGTTCCGGAGCAGCCTCGCGCGTGGCTGCTGCGCGTGGCGCTGAATCGGATGACGGACCTCTTGCGGCAGCGTGCGCCGGAGGTGCCGGAGGGTTCGGAACCCGAGGAAGAGGCCGGGCCGGCGGAGGAGGATTCCACGCGCTTCGCGGCGGAGCTTCCGGACGATGCGCTGCGGTTGCTCTTCGCGTGCTGTCATCCGGCGCTCTCGCGCGAGATGCAGGTGACGCTCACGTTGAAGGTGGCGTGTGGCTTCTCCGTGCGCGAGGTCGCCGCCGCGCTGCTCGCGGATGAGCCCACCGTGGCGCAGCGGTTGGTGCGGGCAAAGCGGACGCTGCGCGCCTGCCGCGCCACGCTCGAGGTGCCTGCTCCGGAGGCGTTGCCGGAGCGGGTGGAGGCGGTGCATGCGGCGCTCTACCTGCTCTTCAACGAAGGCTACGAAGCCTCCGAGGGCCATGACCTGTCCCGCGCGGAGCTGTGCGCGGAGGCGCTGCGCCTGGCGGAGGTGTTGCTGTCGCATCCGGGGACCGCGACGCCGGAGGGACATGCCTTGGCGGCGCTGTGCTGCTTGCGTGCCGCGCGGCTTCCGGGGCGCGTGGATGCTCGGGGTGCGTTCGTGCCGCAGGAGGCGCGGGAGGGGGCGGAGGCGGCACCGCACATGATGGCGCGAGGGCTGAGGCACCTGCGCGCTTCCATGGGGACGGCGCTGACGCCGCTGCACCTGGAGGCGGAGATCGCCCTCGTGCATGCGAAGACGCCCGTGCCGGGGCCGGAGGACAGCGCCCGGTTGCTGCGGCTGTACGACGCGCTCCTCTCGCTCAAGCCGTCGCCCATCGTCGCGCTGGGGCGGGTGGTGGCGCTGGGGCGGGTGCGCGGACCGGCCGAGGCATGGGAGGCGTTGGGGCCGTTGCGCTCGGAGGCGGTGCTGCGACGGTATCCGTACCGCTTCGCGGTGGAGGGCATGCTGCTGGAGCAGTTGGGGGAGCGGAGCAGGGCGGCGGATTGCTTCCGTCAGGCCGCGACGCTGGCCCGGACGCCTCCGCAGCGGGAGTACCTGCTCGGGCGGGCCCGGGCCTGTGAGGAGGGGGCGCGTGCTACCGTCACTCCCCTCGCGACACGGGAGCGGACATGGCGTTGA
- a CDS encoding NAD(P)-binding oxidoreductase yields the protein MSSAAPRHLFVAGATGATGRTLMRQALAQGVSVTPHVRPKSADTEPASTWPRKAVVELADAPALAEAMKGSTTVLQLIGTMRKRFAAGDTYETSDIGTTRQLVDAAKKVGVDHFVLLTSVGAGSPVGAYLKAKAEAERIVRESGIPYTMVRPPALEGEYHAPPGILHTLGKLPLLHHLKPMHLDQLAAVLLRISERRAPLDTALEGKRLWAEVGAVGR from the coding sequence ATGAGCAGCGCAGCTCCTCGTCATCTCTTCGTCGCGGGCGCCACGGGCGCGACAGGGCGCACGTTGATGCGGCAGGCCCTGGCGCAGGGTGTATCGGTGACGCCGCACGTCCGGCCCAAGAGCGCGGACACGGAGCCCGCGAGCACCTGGCCCAGGAAGGCGGTGGTGGAGCTGGCGGACGCACCCGCGCTGGCGGAGGCGATGAAGGGCAGCACGACGGTGCTCCAGCTCATCGGCACGATGCGCAAGCGCTTCGCTGCGGGTGACACCTACGAGACGAGCGACATCGGCACCACGCGCCAGCTGGTGGACGCGGCGAAGAAGGTGGGCGTGGACCACTTCGTGCTGCTCACGTCGGTGGGCGCGGGGAGCCCGGTGGGCGCGTACCTCAAGGCCAAGGCGGAAGCGGAGCGCATCGTGCGCGAGAGCGGCATCCCCTACACGATGGTGCGCCCACCCGCGCTGGAGGGCGAGTACCACGCACCGCCCGGCATCCTGCACACGCTGGGCAAGCTGCCACTGCTGCATCACCTGAAGCCCATGCACCTGGACCAGCTGGCCGCGGTGCTCCTGCGCATCTCGGAGCGCAGGGCGCCGCTGGACACGGCGCTCGAAGGCAAGCGCCTCTGGGCGGAGGTCGGGGCAGTAGGACGGTAG
- a CDS encoding carbohydrate ABC transporter permease, producing MRRPGLGTALAVVAFLTFFLGPFLWQALTSLWPDGELTRPWPSHLTGASYQSVLFGRPFLWAVLNSLVVATLTTVFCLTVGASAAFALAKLEFRGRGLLLSAALGVSMFPPIATVSPLYLILSAVGLRDSLVGLALPYTTFALPLTLWVLTSFFRQLPDELYRAARVDGCTPMGAFRRVLLPLAAPGLATTAILVFIFAWNEFLYALTFLSTPQKRTVPVAISLFASEYKEPWGEIAAASVVATLPLVVLTVLFQRRIVSGLTAGAVKE from the coding sequence ATGAGGCGGCCGGGGCTGGGCACGGCGCTGGCCGTGGTGGCGTTCCTCACGTTCTTCCTGGGGCCGTTCCTGTGGCAGGCGCTGACGAGCCTGTGGCCGGACGGCGAGCTGACCCGGCCATGGCCGTCTCACCTGACGGGGGCGAGCTACCAGAGCGTGCTGTTCGGGCGGCCGTTCCTGTGGGCGGTGTTGAACTCGCTGGTGGTGGCGACGCTGACGACGGTGTTCTGCCTCACGGTGGGGGCGTCCGCGGCGTTCGCGCTGGCGAAGCTGGAGTTCCGTGGGAGGGGGTTGCTGCTGTCCGCGGCGCTGGGCGTGTCGATGTTCCCGCCCATCGCGACGGTGAGCCCGCTGTACCTCATCCTCAGCGCGGTGGGGCTGCGGGACAGCCTGGTGGGGCTGGCGTTGCCGTACACGACGTTCGCGCTGCCGCTGACGTTGTGGGTGCTGACGTCGTTCTTCCGCCAGCTGCCGGACGAGCTGTATCGCGCGGCGCGGGTGGACGGGTGCACGCCGATGGGCGCGTTCCGCCGGGTGCTGCTACCCCTGGCGGCGCCGGGGCTGGCGACGACGGCCATCCTGGTCTTCATCTTCGCGTGGAACGAGTTCCTCTACGCGCTGACGTTCCTGTCCACGCCGCAGAAGCGCACGGTCCCGGTGGCCATCAGCCTCTTCGCCAGCGAGTACAAGGAACCGTGGGGGGAGATCGCCGCCGCGTCGGTGGTGGCCACGCTGCCGCTGGTGGTGCTCACGGTGCTGTTCCAGCGGCGCATCGTGTCCGGGCTCACGGCGGGGGCGGTGAAGGAGTAG
- a CDS encoding YciI family protein → MARYLMLLHENPATFAAMSPAELQAILEEYVRWSDALRQEGRLLQGEKLRDDGGRRLKQQGGQVLVSDGPYAEVKDVVGGLFILSADSYDAAVALARTCPHLRYGEVELRAIEEV, encoded by the coding sequence ATGGCCCGCTACCTGATGCTGCTGCACGAGAACCCCGCCACCTTCGCCGCCATGTCCCCCGCCGAGTTGCAGGCCATCCTGGAGGAGTACGTCCGGTGGAGCGACGCGCTCCGCCAGGAGGGCCGCCTGCTCCAGGGCGAGAAGCTGCGCGACGACGGCGGCCGGCGCCTGAAACAGCAGGGCGGGCAGGTGCTCGTGTCGGACGGGCCGTACGCGGAGGTGAAGGACGTGGTGGGCGGCCTCTTCATCCTGTCCGCGGATTCGTATGACGCCGCCGTGGCCCTGGCCCGGACGTGTCCGCACCTGCGCTACGGCGAAGTGGAGCTTCGCGCCATCGAAGAGGTCTGA
- a CDS encoding DUF4177 domain-containing protein — protein MYEYHVDAFVPPASGCNAADPGWNPKRCGDFAKFLNTYAAQGWKLHSSEYRAVTATKGCGTATGSWLVCVFERMKQG, from the coding sequence ATGTACGAGTATCATGTGGATGCCTTTGTCCCGCCCGCCTCCGGCTGTAACGCCGCGGATCCGGGCTGGAATCCCAAGCGCTGCGGCGACTTCGCGAAGTTCCTCAACACTTACGCCGCGCAGGGCTGGAAGCTGCACTCCAGCGAGTACCGCGCGGTCACCGCGACCAAGGGCTGTGGCACCGCGACGGGCTCCTGGCTGGTCTGCGTCTTCGAACGGATGAAGCAGGGATGA
- the yidD gene encoding membrane protein insertion efficiency factor YidD encodes MSPGLPPARAEPPPWEGNPCSALARFPEQARELPAAPAPQPARLPWWLNPLCLMGVGLILLYRHAVPHRWKRQCIYTPTCSMYGLQSLQKYGLWRGGLRAWARIQRCNDVLFLGGADLP; translated from the coding sequence ATGAGCCCGGGCCTCCCGCCCGCGCGGGCCGAACCGCCGCCCTGGGAGGGCAACCCCTGCTCCGCCCTCGCCCGCTTCCCCGAGCAGGCCCGGGAACTCCCGGCCGCGCCCGCGCCCCAACCCGCGCGCCTGCCCTGGTGGCTCAACCCGCTGTGTCTCATGGGGGTGGGACTCATCCTGCTGTACCGCCACGCGGTGCCCCACCGCTGGAAGCGGCAGTGCATCTACACGCCCACATGCTCGATGTACGGGCTCCAGTCTCTCCAGAAATACGGCCTCTGGCGCGGAGGCCTCCGCGCCTGGGCGCGCATCCAGCGCTGCAACGACGTGCTGTTCCTCGGCGGCGCCGACCTGCCCTGA
- a CDS encoding addiction module protein, translating to MMSMATVDELIAQALQLSPEDRARLVREVSEADAPDIEAAWGEEISRRAQEVLDGTAELVDWDEVKKRIEERREQRRRQR from the coding sequence ATGATGTCGATGGCGACCGTGGACGAGCTGATTGCCCAGGCTTTGCAACTTTCGCCGGAAGACCGTGCCCGGCTCGTACGTGAGGTGTCAGAAGCGGATGCCCCGGACATCGAGGCTGCCTGGGGCGAGGAAATCAGCCGCCGTGCCCAGGAAGTGCTTGATGGGACGGCGGAGCTTGTCGATTGGGACGAGGTGAAAAAAAGAATAGAGGAGCGGCGCGAGCAGAGGCGACGTCAGCGCTAG
- a CDS encoding arsenate reductase ArsC: MKKVIFACVHNAGRSQMAAAFFNALADPARAHAVSAGTQPGTRIHPEVQAVMAEAGIDLSGARPRLLTEEVARDAQWLITLGCGDACPFVPGVKRGDWPLEDPKGKPVERVREIREEVRARVVALLNQEGWAR; encoded by the coding sequence ATGAAGAAGGTCATCTTCGCCTGCGTGCACAACGCCGGCCGCTCCCAGATGGCGGCCGCGTTCTTCAATGCCCTGGCCGACCCGGCGCGGGCGCACGCTGTCTCCGCGGGCACGCAGCCAGGAACCCGGATCCATCCCGAGGTCCAGGCCGTCATGGCCGAAGCGGGCATCGACCTGTCTGGAGCCAGACCGCGGCTCCTCACGGAGGAAGTCGCCCGGGACGCTCAATGGCTCATCACCCTGGGGTGTGGTGATGCGTGCCCCTTCGTGCCTGGAGTGAAGCGGGGCGACTGGCCCCTGGAGGACCCCAAGGGCAAGCCGGTGGAGCGTGTGCGCGAGATCCGTGAGGAGGTGCGGGCGCGTGTCGTGGCGCTGTTGAACCAGGAGGGATGGGCTCGCTGA